In Arachis hypogaea cultivar Tifrunner chromosome 7, arahy.Tifrunner.gnm2.J5K5, whole genome shotgun sequence, the genomic window TTGCGCCTGGGTAGATTTCGTGCCGGGGCTCTGCCACCTTCACTGGGTGGCCCCTCGGGTGGAAGACTAGTGTCTGCTGCATCTTCGTTCTCGAAGTGCTTCAGCATCAGCATGGCAATGTCTCTTGCAAACTGGAACTTTTCAGTGCTGTGACATGCAATTTTGCACACTTTTTGGTACTAATCTATCAGGCACCAGTGTTGCGTTAGTTATACAGAATCCCAAATCATGCCCATCGACTGCACTGCCATCACTTTTGCATCCTTGATCCATCTCGGTAATATCAGAGACCTTGGGATCTCATGGACATTGTTATGAACAAGCACTGCAATTATATGTTCGCAGGGGACCCCGAAACATTCCATTCTCATGCACGTGCATCAGACCTCACTCATTTCAGACGTTGTAACAACACACCAATCTTTCCCCGAAGTGTCGTATCGAGCGACGGTGTGGATAAAATACAAACCATTGTCTTCAGAATCAACCACCCTCATTGCACAGGCCCTGTCAAAAATGGGAACAAACAAATAGAATATTGCCCGAGTATAGTTATCGGTTACACTACGCTATAACTGTTTCAAGTTGGTGGTCATAACAGGGTTACCCTTTGCACACTTGAAATCAGCCTCCACTTTCTTTGCACGAACGAACATCAAGCATCGATAGAAATGACGTAAAAAGTCAGGGTAACTGTATTGAGACTTAACATACCGTAATATCACAGCGTGCAAGCCCTCGCACCTTGCAAAATCCAGCAAAAAACTTTCCTCGTATGTGTGTTGTGGCACAAATGTGCGTTCTCTCGTACATGTCTTGTACCTATCTTTTATCGGTGACTCCAAATTTCTCCACCATCTCAAACCACTTTCTCTGGAATGTTCCACTCTCGTAGTCACCAAGCATGCAATCCTTAAACATCCTGGTGAAGTTAGGCTTTCCGATGTTGCTCGTGGCGTTTTGGAGTAGGTGCCAAGCGTAGAGTCGATGGTGAGGATCTGGAAAAGCTTGCTCGATCACAGACTTCATTTGCTTGTCCCCGTCGATTATTATGGACACGTGATCCTTCCCTTTCATTGCAGTTTGCAACTGTTGAAGCAGCCAAATATAGGTCTCTTCTTTCTCGTCTGCCACAAGTGCAGCGGCAAAGACAACTGTTTGGTTGTGGTGATTCACACCAGAGAATGCTACAAGAGGTGAAAGGTATACGTTTTTCTTGTACGTTACATCAAATGCAACCACGTCTACAAATACCTGGTAATCAATTTGGCTGGTGCCGTCACACCAAAACAAATGTTGTAGCACGCCTTCCCGGTCAACAACTTCTTTGTAGTATAGTGGTGGATCATTTTCCTTGCACTCTCGGAGATATCTTAGGCAAGATTCCGCATCTAGGCCACCCTCCCTTTGTTGCTTCACATTAACATTGTGCATGTCCCTTGTCGTGTAGGGAACATTATGATACCTGCCGGCTAGACTCGCCATAAAACCGTGGATTCGCGAGACGCCAATGCCCCCTTTGCGCATATCGTTCATCTGCTCGATGTCTGCTTTGCTCATCCTCCGATGGCCTCGAAGCATAGAAGAAAATCGCAACTCAAGAACGTGGTGGTTATGCGCGTCTGAAAAGTACGCAACGTGCCAACGTCTTAATTCATCGTCCATGCGAAGTAGCATCCTTGCAGGGCATCCACACCGTGTCTCGGCCCTCGGCCTTTTTTGCCGGTTAGGCATTGAGTAGAACTTCAGGGATCAATACCCTTGTCGGTGGCACACAAACTCTTGCCGTATCCTTACTTCGCCACATTTTTCGCCCTTGGAACGTCTCGCACTGAAGCCATGGTGCTTTGCATATTGTTGGTAGAACTCAAATGCAATGTCAACATCTGCGAAATTAAAGCGAATAACCTCCTCCTTGCTCAAGTTCAAAAAATCAATCGAAACCATCGATTCGCTGGAATCAATAGCGTACAAGTCATCATTCGTAAAATTGTCAGACATTTCCCAGACGCCGTCCAAATTGTCTTCCAATTCAACCGCATCCCCATTGTCGACATCGGCCTCCACATGATGGTCGTGCTCTGTTTCATCTTCCTCTAAATCGTACTCATCTGACACCATCCCTGCAAAGCCTTCGCCCTCAACCGATCCAACTCCATGGTCTGCTCCATCGTACATTTCTGCTTTCTCGGCGACACGCACGTCCCCAGGGGTATCTTCATCCCTGGCAACCCTGTGCCAAACAACAACAATGCGATAATTTAGCGAAATACATAAAATTGGGGATATTTATAAATCAAGTGAAGGGTGATAATACAATGGGTACCTTCTTTCCATTGATGGAGACGGTGAATCCATCAACTTCCGAAGACAACCGACAATGCAGATCAGGTACCGTCGTTGTCAGAGGTGAGGTTGTTGGTGTGATTGGATCTGCCTAAACAGAATCGTTAATACTGAACACTTTCTCAATCCAAAAAAATAGCATTTCGTGGTTCAAAAACTGCGAATCTCATCGGAAGAGTTGCTGGAGCAAGACGCTGCGGAAGCCACCATGGCTGAGTGGGGAGGTTTCAGTCGTTCTCAGTGTGATTGCGATCGTGACGGAGGAGAATGGAAGAAAGAGCGACAGTAATCGTTGTTAACCAAATATTAAGTATCCAACTAATTcaaacaattaaattaaatatatgcattttaaaaatcataaaagtgactcttattttatatgaaattacagaaaaaacccagaaaaacatGCATTTTCATTGTGACGTTCTTTGACTAATCgatgcaccaaacaccaaaatgACGTTTCGATGCACATTGTGCTCCCGCATACCGAATCCGTGTCCATCTTTCTTATGACTTTGATTCATTATCTATTGATCCAATTAGAACCCAACCTTCACACTATTTAGCTCGGTGATCTACTCCTTCCTCACATCATTCATCGGGTCCACCTCCTCTTCATTCCCACAATTCAACATTGCCACATCTATtaatagaaatattatatataatatttccaTTAATAACATCCTTCACCTAAACAATTCATTCTTTCCATTCTTCTTCCTATTATTCCCATAACAACTTGTTTCACACAATTTAGTTTACTCTTGATGATAACTTAAAAGACTTATAATGTCTATTCTaacatttttttatggtttttgacATTTAAGACTTggtataattttatgttagattaGGCTAGGATAagaagaataattaaaattttttgaataattttattattattggaatAGTATTCTGCATTGGAtcctattttttattagtatcacattaaatttattttttataaataaatttattttataagtataaataataatttatttaatttgtaatttgaTCCATTTTAATGTCTTGAACTTCCCTAAAAATTAGGCATACCATATGAGTAAATAGACAAATTATTTATGAGAGACTTTTTAAACATacaaaatactaattaatttagcAATCAATTTTAGTGGTTGCTAAAATCAatagttattctaatattttttatactaaaaataaacAGAATCGAAATTCAATGTATACATTAAAGATGACTAAGGATGGACAAAATTATCTTACTATTAGAGGAGTTTTGTTTCCATTAATTTATTGTATATGTGGCCAATAAACAATGACTTGACACTTTTTATCATTATTAAGAGTATTTGACGCGAAAACTAAccaattttcttattaaaaaattaataaaaaataattattcaagcATAGAAACCATATAACTCAACTCACCACTTTAACAAATTGTACAAACCCATCCCACACAATATCATCATGTCCATATACAATCTAATTATCCATTTTCTAAGGTTGCTAATTTCAGCTCTCACCCTAACGAATATTCAGGTCTAAACATCACTTTCACACTTGTATCATGAGTCTATTCCCTCGCTCAAAATAGTATTGTGTCCCATTAAGAGTGAATGTTGCAACAAGTTAGCATCCAAAGAAATTTTTGTATACTTATCTTTAACTTCATCAAGCTGGACAAAATACTcacattttaatttaaatttctgcTTCAATGATGATGAACAGAACAAGACATGAGTATTATAGAAGACTACcaataaaaaaaggaaataaaaaaacatctttttgaATTTAGCGTTGTTTGCAACTTTAACAGCACCTCAATGCCATGGCAGCATTTGCCACCATTCAAAgagtatttttcttttgcttctttctCTTCGACGCAGCTCCAGTGGATAATCCACCAGTATCACTTAAACTGTTCTCATAAAGGTATTTTCTTCCAACCTCAAACCTAGACATGACTGTAATCTCTCACACTTATTGGCACTTATGGAGAAGGTTGTAAAATTAGAGTTTGATCAATCTAAGGCACAATAAAATCACTCCACCCTTTAATAATaatcttttgttatttttaaaaggGTTAACCAACAAAAATGCACTCTAAATTATTTAAATGCCGACAAAAATACATTCAAACTTTGCTATCAATAAAAATGTCtttgaataattaaaaaacataataaaaatatctaacagtaaatatatattttcaaaaaatatcttagagatcgaattttgatgcaattttttgtaagtataattataaaaataagatattattatacttaaaatttggtgatttttcgttaagtatatattttttatattttttgttaacaaccaataatacttttaaagaatcacaaaacaatatatacttataaaaaaacaccaaattttaagaataataatatctcatttttctaatcatgcttgcaaaaaatcgcattaaaattcaatctttagtgtattttttgagaaatacatatttaatgttagatacattaaatatgtatttctcaaaaaatacattagtgattgaattttgatacaattttttacaaacataattaaagaaatgaaatattattatctttaaaaaattagtgatttttctttaagtatatatattttttctaaatttttgttaacaactaataatactt contains:
- the LOC112701175 gene encoding protein FAR1-RELATED SEQUENCE 5-like — encoded protein: MPNRQKRPRAETRCGCPARMLLRMDDELRRWHVAYFSDAHNHHVLELRFSSMLRGHRRMSKADIEQMNDMRKGGIGVSRIHGFMASLAGRYHNVPYTTRDMHNVNVKQQREGGLDAESCLRYLRECKENDPPLYYKEVVDREGVLQHLFWCDGTSQIDYQVFVDVVAFDVTYKKNVYLSPLVAFSGVNHHNQTVVFAAALVADEKEETYIWLLQQLQTAMKGKDHVSIIIDGDKQMKSVIEQAFPDPHHRLYAWHLLQNATSNIGKPNFTRMFKDCMLGDYESGTFQRKWFEMVEKFGVTDKR